The Pseudomonas saponiphila DNA window TCATGGCCCAGATAGACTTCCTTGACCAGTTCGTTGGCCAGGATAGTCTCGGAGTCGCCCTCGGCGATCAGTTGCCCGTCGTTGACGATATAGGCGGTTTCACAGATGTCCAGGGTTTCCCGGACGTTGTGGTCAGTGATCAGCACACCGATGCCTTTGGCCTTCAGGTGATGGATGATCTGCTTGATATCGCCGACCGAGATCGGGTCGACCCCGGCGAAGGGTTCGTCCAGCAGGATGAACTTGGGGGCGGTGGCCAGCGCCCGGGCGATTTCCACGCGGCGGCGCTCGCCACCGGACAGGCTCATGCCGAGGTTGTCGCGGATGTGGTTGATGTGGAATTCCTGCAGCAGGCTTTCCAGCTCCTGGCGGCGGCCGGCCTTGTCGAGCTCCTTGCGGGTCTCGAGGATGGCCATGATGTTGTCTGCGACCGACAGCTTGCGGAAGATCGAGGCTTCCTGGGGCAGATAGCCGATACCGGCGCGGGCGCGACCGTGCATCGGTTGGTGGCTGACATCCAGGTCGTCGATCAGGACGCGCCCCTGATCGGCCTGGACCAGGCCGACGATCATGTAGAAGCAGGTGGTCTTGCCGGCGCCGTTGGGGCCGAGCAGGCCGACGATCTGCCCGCTGTCGATGGACAGGCTGACATCACGCACGACCTGGCGGCTCTTGTAGCTCTTGGCCAGGTGCTGAGCTTTCAGAGTTGCCATTACTGGGCCTTTTGCTCGTCGGTTTTCTTTTTCGGCTGGATGACCATGTCGATCCGCGGACGTGGCGCGGTGACCGAGCTGCCGTTGGCGCGACCGGCGTTAGCCACTTGCTTGACGGTGTCGTAGACGATTTTCTCGCCTTCGGTGGTATTGCCGTCGTTGATGACCTTGGCCTTGTCGATCAGCACGATGCGGTTCTGCTGGGCATGGTACTGGATGGTCACGGCGTAGGCCTGGACCGGTTTCGGGTCGGTCTGCTTCTGCAGCTGTTCGAAGTAGGCCAGGTTGCCCACCGACGTCACGACATCGATTTCGCCAGTCTTGGATCGGGTGATGGTCACGGTGTTGCCGGTGATCTTCATCGAGCCCTGGGTGATGATCACATCGCCCTTGTAGGTAGCCACGCCGTTCTTGTCGTCCAGCTGGGCGTCGTCGGCCTGAATGCGGATGGGCTGTTGGCTATCGTTCGGCAGAGCCCAGGCGCTCACGCTTCCCAGTGCTGCGCCCAGACTGAGCAAAATAGGGAGGGTTTTAACGAGCCTCATACTGTCCTCTTACGTTCGATAGCAGGTTCATCCTGCCGTCTTTCAAATACGCTTTCATTCCCTTGGCAGTGGTCACGCCGTCGGCGCCGTCGATTCTAACGGCTTGCTCGGTCTGCGCATATTGCTTCTGCGGGAATACTGTCATGCGGCTGGTGGTGATCAGCAGGTTGCGATTGTGCTCGTCGGTGCGGGAAACCCGAACCGAATCGATCAGCTCGACCTCGGTGCCGTCCGGATTGACTTCGCCGCGCTCGCTCTGGACATGCCAGGGATAAGTGGTGCCGCGGTACATCTGCAGGTCGGGCTTGGTCAGCAGTGTCACTTCGCTGGCCTTGATGTGTTCGACCTTGTCCGAGGTCATTTCGTACTGCAGTTTGCCGTCTGGCAGGTACTGCACGCTGCGGGCGTTGATCGCGTAATAGTCGATGGCGCTCTCGTCGACCTGCACCACAGGCTTGTCGAGGAAGCGTTCCGGGCTGATGTTCCAGTAACCGACCGCCGCGAACAGCAGGGCGATGGTCCCGAAGATCAGGATGGTGCGAATCTTTTTACTCAGCATGGGAGGGCTCTATAGATAAGCGGCATTGGCTGCTTCAAGACGATCCTGGGCGCGCAGGATCAGCTCGCAGAACTCCCGTGCGGCACCTTCGCCGCCGCGGGCAACGGTAATGCCGTGGGCGTGTTCGCGGACAAAGCCGGCGGCGTTGGCCACCGCCATGCCCAGGCCGACACGGCGGATCACCGGCAGGTCGGGCAGGTCGTCACCCAGGTAGGCGACCTGTTCATAGCTTAGGCCCAGTTGGGCCAGAAGCTCGTCCAGTACCACCAGTTTGTCTTCGCGGCCCTGGTAGAGGTGGGGAATCCCCAGGTTCTTGGCGCGGCGTTCGACCACCGGGGTCTTGCGCCCGCTGATGA harbors:
- the lptB gene encoding LPS export ABC transporter ATP-binding protein, giving the protein MATLKAQHLAKSYKSRQVVRDVSLSIDSGQIVGLLGPNGAGKTTCFYMIVGLVQADQGRVLIDDLDVSHQPMHGRARAGIGYLPQEASIFRKLSVADNIMAILETRKELDKAGRRQELESLLQEFHINHIRDNLGMSLSGGERRRVEIARALATAPKFILLDEPFAGVDPISVGDIKQIIHHLKAKGIGVLITDHNVRETLDICETAYIVNDGQLIAEGDSETILANELVKEVYLGHEFRL
- the lptA gene encoding lipopolysaccharide transport periplasmic protein LptA encodes the protein MRLVKTLPILLSLGAALGSVSAWALPNDSQQPIRIQADDAQLDDKNGVATYKGDVIITQGSMKITGNTVTITRSKTGEIDVVTSVGNLAYFEQLQKQTDPKPVQAYAVTIQYHAQQNRIVLIDKAKVINDGNTTEGEKIVYDTVKQVANAGRANGSSVTAPRPRIDMVIQPKKKTDEQKAQ
- the lptC gene encoding LPS export ABC transporter periplasmic protein LptC; protein product: MLSKKIRTILIFGTIALLFAAVGYWNISPERFLDKPVVQVDESAIDYYAINARSVQYLPDGKLQYEMTSDKVEHIKASEVTLLTKPDLQMYRGTTYPWHVQSERGEVNPDGTEVELIDSVRVSRTDEHNRNLLITTSRMTVFPQKQYAQTEQAVRIDGADGVTTAKGMKAYLKDGRMNLLSNVRGQYEAR
- a CDS encoding KdsC family phosphatase, producing MSADLLQRGKHIKLAVFDVDGVLTDGRLYFLEDGSEFKTFNTLDGQGIKMLMAAGVQTAIISGRKTPVVERRAKNLGIPHLYQGREDKLVVLDELLAQLGLSYEQVAYLGDDLPDLPVIRRVGLGMAVANAAGFVREHAHGITVARGGEGAAREFCELILRAQDRLEAANAAYL